In the Leptolyngbya sp. FACHB-261 genome, one interval contains:
- a CDS encoding Npun_F5749 family FMN-dependent PPOX-type flavoprotein: MTLAPWRSILARALHRNRSLPYARYFQLATVSADGRPANRTVVFRDFLEGTNRLKIVTDVRSEKVVQLSLQPWAEACWYFPNTREQFRLQGQLLLIDAKAPEPQQSWRYQAWQVLSEAARAQFSWPTPAQPRQPETLFTSAAPDAVEPLTNFCLLLLEPVSVDHLELRGSPQDRTVYQLCEGDWTVQSLNP; encoded by the coding sequence ATGACCCTGGCTCCCTGGCGCTCTATTCTGGCACGGGCATTGCATCGAAACCGTAGCCTGCCCTACGCCCGCTATTTTCAGTTGGCCACTGTTAGCGCCGATGGCCGACCCGCCAACCGCACCGTTGTCTTTCGTGACTTCTTGGAGGGTACCAACCGCCTCAAGATAGTTACGGACGTTCGCAGCGAGAAAGTGGTTCAGCTGAGCCTACAGCCCTGGGCAGAGGCTTGTTGGTACTTCCCCAACACCCGCGAACAGTTCCGCTTACAAGGACAACTGCTCCTGATTGATGCCAAGGCTCCGGAGCCTCAGCAGTCTTGGCGCTACCAGGCCTGGCAAGTGCTCTCCGAGGCCGCTCGCGCTCAGTTTTCCTGGCCCACACCAGCGCAGCCTAGACAGCCCGAGACTCTATTCACGAGCGCTGCTCCTGATGCCGTTGAGCCCTTGACCAACTTCTGCTTGCTGCTGCTAGAGCCTGTGAGTGTGGACCATTTAGAACTACGGGGCAGTCCTCAGGACCGGACAGTTTATCAGTTGTGCGAAGGAGACTGGACTGTGCAAAGTCTTAATCCATAA